The Zingiber officinale cultivar Zhangliang chromosome 9A, Zo_v1.1, whole genome shotgun sequence genome window below encodes:
- the LOC122021643 gene encoding uncharacterized protein LOC122021643 isoform X2, giving the protein MSSLYRHSESIVGSGSLSGGAINMCETKDEVGRQISDDNVINDARCEEDSSSVVRRRGPNHGSQIPTNIDERTQINVVMNKFVENEVPREITNDIKGVIKGVWPTWKKLRYN; this is encoded by the exons ATGTCTAGCTTATATCGACACAG TGAAAGTATAGTTGGTAGTGGAAGCTTATCTGGAGGCGCTATTAACATGTGTGAAACAAAG GATGAGGTGGGAAGACAAATTTCAGATGATAACGTGATTAATGATGCAAGATGCGAAGAAGATAGTTCATCAGTAGTTCGACGAAGAGGACCTAATCACGGGTCTCAAATTCCAACCAATATTGATGAACGGACTCAAATAAATGTGGTTATGAATAA ATTTGTCGAAAACGAGGTTCCTCGTGAAATTAcaaatgatataaaaggagtgatTAAAGGAGTATGGCCAACGTGGAAAAAG TTGAGATATAATTAA
- the LOC122021643 gene encoding uncharacterized protein LOC122021643 isoform X3: MFVNDSESIVGSGSLSGGAINMCETKDEVGRQISDDNVINDARCEEDSSSVVRRRGPNHGSQIPTNIDERTQINVVMNKFVENEVPREITNDIKGVIKGVWPTWKKLRYN, translated from the exons ATGTTTGTTAATGACAGTGAAAGTATAGTTGGTAGTGGAAGCTTATCTGGAGGCGCTATTAACATGTGTGAAACAAAG GATGAGGTGGGAAGACAAATTTCAGATGATAACGTGATTAATGATGCAAGATGCGAAGAAGATAGTTCATCAGTAGTTCGACGAAGAGGACCTAATCACGGGTCTCAAATTCCAACCAATATTGATGAACGGACTCAAATAAATGTGGTTATGAATAA ATTTGTCGAAAACGAGGTTCCTCGTGAAATTAcaaatgatataaaaggagtgatTAAAGGAGTATGGCCAACGTGGAAAAAG TTGAGATATAATTAA
- the LOC122021643 gene encoding uncharacterized protein LOC122021643 isoform X1 — MKKVWNENSSERYRASIHLAKKVALSSAQEDLGRKPDILDMIGRGPDWMEANIWNDLVKIHWNKEDHKIKCEIAWKNKMTTKDESTTKHTGDSISFGSHRERMKKDLGRNVDEFEVFERMHKRKQGIGEFVDNKSARVSEQYKERQNVDDQSTRHSFNLKSWCDVVGDPCKGRVYGFGRNQHFRRSYNGNSNEMCSHEKNKELSQEIEDMRAISKRMEEEITESKNKLKLVIKENRQREEQLIEEGRQREENLKKMVRKMI; from the exons ATGAAAAAGGTATGGAATGAAAATTCAAGTGAGAGATACAGGGCATCCATTCATTTGGCTAAGAAAGTAGCATTATCATCTGCACAAGAAGATTTAGGAAGGAAACCAGACATATTAGATATGATAGGTAGAGGACCTGATTGGATGGAAGCTAATATATGGAATGACTTGGTTAAAATTCATTGGAATAAAGAAGATCACAAGATTAAATGTGAAATTGCATGGAAGAATAAAATGACAACGAAGGATGAGTCTACTACCAAGCATACTGGGGATTCAATTTCTTTTGGATCACACCGTGAGAGAATG AAAAAAGATTTGGGACGAAATGTGGATGAATTTGAGGTTTTTGAACgaatgcataaaagaaagcaaGGTATTGGAGAGTTTGTGGATAACAAATCAGCTCGAGTTAGT GAACAATATAAAGAGAGACAAAATGTTGATGATCAGTCTACTCGACATTCATTCAATCTCAAATCATGGTGTGATGTGGTGGGCGACCCATGTAAGGGGAGGGTGTACGGATTTGGACGCAATCAACATTTTAGAAGATCATACAATGGAAATTCCAATGAAATGTGCTCTCATGAAAAGAACAAGGAATTATCTCAAGAAATTGAAGACATGCGTGCTATTAGCAAGAGGATGGAGGAAGAAATTACTGAAAGCAAAAATAAATTGAAACTCGTTATCAAAGAAAATAGACAGAGGGAAGAACAACTTATCGAGGAAGGTaggcaaagagaagaaaatctaaaAAAGATGGTTCGTAAAATGATTTAA